Proteins encoded together in one Shewanella acanthi window:
- a CDS encoding type IV pilus secretin PilQ: MKSSAAIKLPFISSGLIKSVIGVALVFGVLPSSYAANRLLDVKYHALVDHQLEVEFVFENSVTAPAIDSNAAPAELLLTFDDSVSGLSRDNLPINQVGVKEITTAQMDTDLRVTLGLSQVKPYQGAVMGNSYRLTINDAVMGSNTEASNPFVNSIKNIDFRRNSTGGGDLLISLNNRSVAANVEQVGAKIEVQLYNTDIKNDLLYVMDVQDFSTPVKSFETFKDELTTRILVDVSGDYEFNYKQEDSLFRLSINKAVRTANIKEEKKYNGKTLSLNFQNISVRTVLQIIADYNNFNLVTSDTVEGDITLRLDDVPWDQALDLILQTKGLDKRIEGNILMVAPSEELAIRESQDLKNKQEVKELEPLYSEYIQVNYAKAREVAELLKGTDSSLLSPRGSVAVDERTNTVLVKDTSESIENVHRLIEVLDIPIRQVVIESRMVTVKDNVSEDLGIRWGITDQQGTKGTSGTLEGAESIAGGVVPSIDSRLNVNLPAAVSTPTSIAFNVAKMADGTILDLELSALEQENKGEIIASPRITTSNQKAAYIEQGVEIPYVQSTSSGATSVTFKKAVLSLRVTPQITPDNRVILDLEITQDSQGTTVDTPTGPAVAIDTQRIGTQVLVDNGETIVLGGIYQQNLISRVSKVPVLGDIPLVGFLFRNSTDSNERQELLIFVTPKIVNEKL; this comes from the coding sequence ATGAAATCTTCTGCCGCGATCAAACTCCCATTTATATCATCGGGCTTAATTAAGTCTGTTATTGGAGTCGCATTGGTATTTGGTGTGTTGCCATCGAGCTATGCAGCTAATCGATTATTAGATGTAAAATACCATGCATTAGTCGATCATCAATTAGAAGTAGAATTCGTATTTGAGAATTCGGTAACTGCACCTGCCATTGATTCTAATGCAGCTCCTGCTGAATTGCTTTTAACCTTTGATGATAGTGTTTCGGGTTTATCAAGGGATAATCTGCCTATCAATCAGGTGGGTGTTAAAGAGATTACGACTGCTCAAATGGACACTGACCTGAGGGTGACATTGGGTTTATCCCAAGTTAAGCCTTATCAAGGTGCTGTGATGGGAAATTCCTATCGTCTCACTATCAATGATGCTGTGATGGGATCGAATACTGAGGCAAGTAATCCTTTTGTGAATAGTATCAAGAATATTGATTTTCGTCGCAATTCAACGGGTGGCGGCGATTTATTGATCTCCTTAAATAATCGCTCAGTGGCTGCTAATGTAGAACAAGTCGGGGCTAAGATTGAAGTCCAACTCTACAACACAGACATTAAAAATGATTTGCTGTACGTCATGGATGTGCAGGACTTCTCAACACCTGTAAAGAGCTTTGAAACCTTTAAGGACGAACTGACCACGCGTATTTTGGTCGATGTATCGGGCGATTATGAGTTTAATTATAAGCAGGAAGATAGTCTTTTTAGGCTGTCTATCAATAAAGCGGTACGCACCGCAAACATTAAGGAAGAGAAAAAGTATAACGGTAAAACGCTATCGCTCAACTTCCAAAATATTTCTGTCCGCACCGTATTACAAATCATCGCTGACTATAACAACTTTAACTTGGTCACCAGTGACACGGTTGAAGGCGACATCACCCTAAGACTTGACGATGTACCTTGGGATCAAGCTTTAGATTTAATTCTCCAAACTAAAGGCTTAGACAAGCGCATCGAAGGCAACATTCTGATGGTTGCGCCGAGTGAAGAGCTGGCGATTCGTGAAAGTCAGGATCTGAAAAACAAGCAAGAAGTGAAAGAATTAGAGCCGCTCTATTCTGAGTATATTCAGGTGAATTACGCTAAAGCTCGGGAGGTGGCGGAATTATTAAAAGGTACTGACTCAAGCCTATTATCACCTCGTGGCTCAGTTGCAGTCGATGAACGTACCAATACTGTTTTGGTAAAAGATACTTCAGAGAGTATTGAAAATGTGCACCGTTTAATTGAAGTGCTCGATATTCCAATTCGACAAGTGGTGATTGAATCTCGTATGGTGACCGTTAAGGATAATGTCTCTGAAGATTTAGGCATCCGTTGGGGGATTACCGACCAACAGGGTACCAAGGGAACGTCGGGTACCCTTGAAGGTGCTGAAAGTATTGCTGGCGGTGTTGTACCATCGATAGACAGTCGTCTTAACGTCAACCTTCCCGCGGCGGTGAGTACGCCCACAAGTATCGCTTTCAATGTCGCGAAGATGGCCGATGGTACGATTCTAGATTTAGAGTTAAGCGCCCTCGAGCAGGAAAACAAAGGTGAGATTATTGCTAGCCCTCGTATTACCACTTCTAACCAAAAAGCGGCCTATATCGAGCAGGGTGTTGAGATCCCGTATGTGCAGTCGACCTCAAGTGGTGCAACCTCTGTTACCTTTAAAAAGGCGGTATTGTCGCTGCGTGTAACACCGCAAATTACGCCCGATAACCGTGTTATCCTCGACTTGGAAATTACCCAAGACTCTCAGGGCACTACGGTTGATACCCCAACAGGTCCTGCGGTAGCCATCGATACCCAGCGTATCGGAACTCAAGTGCTGGTGGATAATGGTGAAACCATCGTTCTTGGGGGGATTTACCAACAAAATCTCATTAGTCGAGTGAGTAAAGTGCCTGTGCTGGGGGATATACCATTAGTGGGGTTCCTATTCCGCAACTCTACCGACAGTAATGAACGCCAAGAGTTGTTGATTTTCGTTACCCCTAAAATTGTTAACGAGAAACTCTAA
- a CDS encoding pilus assembly protein PilP: MKVLPLLTMSLFLMGCVGDHSDLELFVTETKAQHVAHIPPLKEPPKFEHFAYQAELMRSPFVPPSRELTEEVIDSSKNCLQPDLKRRKGRLETYALDSLKMRGTLSESKSIWALIETNDGSVYRMGIGEHLGLFNGRIIKVTSDNVEVMELIPDGSGCWTERPNNLELSGK, translated from the coding sequence ATGAAAGTCTTACCTCTATTGACAATGAGTCTTTTTTTGATGGGTTGTGTTGGCGATCATAGCGATTTAGAGCTATTTGTTACAGAAACTAAGGCGCAACATGTGGCGCACATACCACCACTAAAAGAACCGCCTAAGTTTGAACATTTTGCCTATCAAGCTGAGCTAATGCGTAGTCCATTTGTTCCTCCTTCAAGGGAATTAACCGAGGAAGTGATAGATAGCAGTAAAAACTGTTTGCAACCTGATTTAAAACGCCGCAAAGGTCGCTTAGAAACTTACGCATTAGATAGTTTGAAAATGCGCGGAACCTTGAGTGAGTCTAAATCAATTTGGGCGTTAATTGAAACTAACGATGGTAGTGTTTATCGTATGGGTATTGGTGAGCACTTGGGATTGTTTAATGGCCGTATTATCAAAGTGACTTCAGATAATGTTGAAGTAATGGAATTAATTCCTGATGGCTCTGGTTGTTGGACCGAGCGACCAAACAATTTAGAACTTTCTGGAAAATAA
- a CDS encoding type 4a pilus biogenesis protein PilO, translating into MKLDLSQFNDIDFENVGGWPAQVKGFFAVLLAILVFAAGYYLVISDAVDIYKAEQNKELQLREDFKSKYQLAANLKLYREQLAVMEKQFAELLKMLPSENEMPGLLDDLTFVATDAGLKINSLNWEPEIQRDFYIEFPIKMSVTGDYHQIGNMVSGVAKLPRIVSLHDFTITRDAAGNLAMDILAKTYRFKEGAELPPEKPAKKEKKGKK; encoded by the coding sequence ATGAAGCTCGATCTAAGTCAGTTTAATGATATTGATTTTGAGAATGTTGGCGGTTGGCCTGCTCAGGTAAAAGGTTTTTTTGCGGTTTTACTGGCCATTTTAGTATTTGCTGCAGGTTATTACCTAGTGATATCTGATGCAGTTGATATTTATAAGGCAGAGCAGAATAAAGAGTTACAGCTGCGCGAAGATTTTAAATCTAAATATCAGCTCGCAGCCAATCTTAAGCTCTACCGCGAGCAACTAGCCGTAATGGAGAAGCAGTTTGCAGAACTGCTTAAAATGCTCCCTTCAGAAAATGAAATGCCAGGCCTGTTAGATGATTTAACATTCGTTGCAACCGATGCTGGACTTAAAATTAACAGTCTAAATTGGGAACCTGAAATTCAGAGGGACTTCTATATCGAATTCCCGATTAAAATGTCAGTAACTGGTGATTACCATCAAATTGGTAATATGGTCAGTGGCGTTGCTAAGCTGCCTCGTATTGTCAGTTTACACGATTTTACTATTACACGTGATGCTGCTGGAAATTTAGCTATGGATATTTTAGCTAAAACCTATCGATTTAAGGAAGGAGCAGAGTTACCGCCAGAAAAACCAGCCAAAAAAGAGAAGAAGGGGAAGAAATAA
- a CDS encoding PilN domain-containing protein, with translation MANINLLPWREEAREKQKRDYLGILAAVFIGSAILVYIALSVLEMITDDQRARNAYLQSEITLLDKQIAEINKIKERKRDIERRTEIILNLQQARNLPTHVMDELVRIVPPGIYLSKLEKKGSLLLIEGRSESNNNVANMMRKVKASQWLSDPNMQSIVTQNDDIRQLQRFNLRVSIKGTVADEPAKTEPAKKAKGAGK, from the coding sequence ATGGCGAACATAAACCTGCTTCCCTGGCGCGAAGAGGCGAGAGAAAAGCAGAAGCGTGATTATCTTGGTATTTTGGCCGCTGTTTTTATTGGTTCAGCGATTTTAGTATACATTGCGCTTTCAGTACTCGAAATGATAACCGATGACCAAAGGGCTAGGAATGCTTATTTGCAATCGGAAATTACTCTTTTAGATAAACAAATCGCCGAAATCAATAAAATTAAAGAACGTAAAAGAGACATCGAGCGACGCACAGAAATTATTCTTAACCTTCAACAGGCGCGTAATTTACCAACCCATGTAATGGATGAGTTGGTTAGAATTGTCCCGCCAGGCATCTATCTTTCTAAATTGGAGAAAAAGGGAAGTCTTCTACTGATCGAAGGGCGCAGCGAGTCGAATAACAATGTTGCCAATATGATGCGTAAGGTCAAAGCTTCACAATGGTTGTCTGATCCTAATATGCAATCCATCGTGACCCAGAATGATGATATAAGGCAGCTCCAGCGTTTTAATTTGCGTGTTAGCATTAAAGGTACGGTAGCAGATGAGCCTGCTAAGACTGAGCCTGCGAAAAAGGCAAAAGGAGCGGGTAAATGA
- a CDS encoding pilus assembly protein PilM, giving the protein MLSNLWKRQAPQMVGIDIGSHEVKAILLSKTADGYKILSHAAVPVKKGAINDHDIRDADAVVECLRQIKRALPKSVKYAAVAVSGSAVMTKVIYMDASLSEEEMEAQIEIEADNLIPYSLDEVSIDFETLNVNSSDPSKVDVLLSACRTENIDARVEALDEVDIETRVVDVEGYALGRSVELVLAQLPEGAWSKSVAMVDIGANMTTFSVVESGETTFIREQAFGGELFTQSILSFYGMSYEQAEKAKIEGDLPRNYMFEVLSPFQMQLLQQIKRTLQIYCTSSGKDKVDYLVLCGGTSKLEGMANLLTNELGVHTIIADPFQGCLHADESTKNTLQSSISKYMVACGLALRSYGQWRT; this is encoded by the coding sequence ATGCTTTCAAATTTATGGAAGCGTCAGGCTCCGCAAATGGTTGGAATTGATATCGGTTCCCACGAAGTAAAAGCCATATTGCTGAGTAAGACTGCTGATGGATACAAAATATTAAGTCATGCAGCTGTTCCCGTTAAAAAGGGGGCGATTAATGATCATGATATTCGGGATGCCGATGCTGTCGTAGAATGCTTAAGGCAAATAAAGCGTGCTTTACCTAAATCGGTAAAATATGCAGCCGTTGCAGTATCAGGGTCAGCCGTGATGACCAAAGTGATTTATATGGATGCTTCGTTAAGCGAAGAAGAAATGGAGGCCCAAATTGAGATTGAAGCCGATAACTTAATTCCTTATTCCTTAGATGAAGTCAGCATCGACTTTGAAACCTTAAACGTTAATAGTTCAGATCCTTCAAAGGTCGATGTGCTATTAAGCGCATGCCGCACAGAGAATATTGATGCTCGGGTTGAAGCGCTCGATGAAGTCGATATTGAAACTAGGGTTGTTGATGTTGAAGGATATGCCCTTGGTCGTTCAGTCGAATTAGTGTTAGCACAATTACCTGAAGGGGCATGGTCAAAATCAGTCGCCATGGTTGACATTGGCGCTAATATGACCACATTTTCAGTTGTCGAATCTGGTGAAACCACGTTTATTCGAGAACAGGCATTCGGTGGAGAATTATTCACTCAATCTATTTTGTCTTTTTATGGCATGTCATATGAACAGGCTGAAAAAGCGAAAATAGAAGGTGATTTACCACGCAATTATATGTTTGAAGTTTTATCTCCTTTCCAAATGCAATTATTGCAGCAGATTAAACGGACACTACAAATTTATTGCACCTCTAGTGGGAAAGATAAAGTTGATTACCTCGTATTATGCGGTGGTACTTCTAAACTGGAAGGTATGGCTAATTTATTAACTAATGAATTAGGTGTACATACAATAATTGCAGACCCCTTCCAAGGTTGTTTGCATGCGGACGAGTCAACCAAAAATACCCTGCAATCCAGTATTAGCAAATATATGGTTGCTTGTGGCTTAGCGCTAAGGAGTTACGGTCAATGGCGAACATAA
- a CDS encoding penicillin-binding protein 1A, producing the protein MKWLKRLVIALFSLALLGVGAIVAAYFYVLPDLPDVSTLKTVQLQTPLRIYSSDGKLISQFGEKRRIPLKLEEVPKPLLQAFLATEDARFYEHNGIDPVGVVRAAIVMLTTGEKKQGASTITMQVARNFFLTRDKTIIRKVKEIFISYHIEQLLTKDEILELYVNRIYLGQRAYGVGAAAQVYFGKNVQDLTLAEMGMIAGLPKAPSTLNPITSPSRALARRNTVLMRMNEVGYISKAEYNAAIQEPLVAKYHGAEIDLYAPYISEMARDYMVQKYGEEAAYTNGYNVYTTVSSELQLLAQQALRNNVYAYDERHGYRGPAAVMWTDAKPDNAQLAAELAKIAPVQELQPAVVLSIDGQQAKVLTAKGEPQIIKWDGLKWARKFITDKRQGSVPKSASDILNIGERIWIRDNGEYLQLSQVPEVASATVSLDPQNGAIRSLVGGYSFSQSQYNRVTQAKRQLGSNIKPFIYAAGLEKDYTLATLINNAPINKPDISQGTAWRPKNSPDIYGGPTRLRVGLAQSINVMSVRAMRHTGLDAAIAELTKFGFDPNDLPRNESLALGSPSVTPLQVATAFNVFANGGFLVEPYYIDRVEDSFGNVIEEANPTLACKPSASVEQTSVASLEYGAEQSADSAEANCFGQTGRYAKQIISEQTAFLITDALKSVIWGGGDWSKGTGWQGTAWRAAQLIKRHDIAGKTGTTNESRDTWFSGFNPTLTSTFWVGFDDHGRQLGRTAWNANGEKDQITGTEAGAKTAGPGWNEFMNNVLKGKPEVIAVPPEGIVSVRIDLATGKLTRKTDYTSAFEYFISGTEPKEYISENQDEGNLFNDAPTDDLFQ; encoded by the coding sequence GTGAAGTGGTTAAAACGTCTTGTTATAGCCCTATTCAGTCTAGCCCTTCTGGGCGTGGGCGCCATTGTTGCAGCATACTTTTATGTGTTACCGGACTTGCCGGATGTATCAACACTTAAAACAGTACAATTGCAAACTCCTCTGCGCATTTACAGCAGCGACGGCAAACTTATTTCTCAGTTTGGCGAGAAGCGTCGTATTCCTTTAAAACTTGAAGAAGTACCCAAGCCATTATTACAGGCATTTCTTGCGACCGAAGATGCGCGTTTCTACGAGCATAATGGTATTGACCCCGTTGGCGTAGTTCGCGCTGCGATTGTTATGCTCACGACCGGTGAGAAAAAACAAGGTGCCAGTACCATCACGATGCAGGTTGCGCGAAATTTCTTCTTAACCCGAGATAAAACCATTATTCGTAAAGTGAAGGAAATTTTTATTTCCTATCACATCGAACAGTTGCTCACTAAAGATGAAATTTTAGAGCTTTACGTAAACCGTATTTATTTAGGACAACGTGCCTATGGCGTAGGTGCGGCAGCCCAAGTTTATTTTGGTAAAAACGTCCAAGATCTGACATTAGCTGAGATGGGCATGATTGCAGGCCTTCCAAAAGCACCATCTACGCTCAACCCTATCACCTCGCCATCACGCGCCCTAGCTCGTCGTAATACCGTGCTGATGCGAATGAATGAAGTAGGCTACATCAGTAAAGCTGAATACAACGCGGCGATTCAAGAACCATTAGTCGCAAAATATCACGGCGCTGAAATCGACCTTTACGCACCTTACATTTCTGAAATGGCTCGTGATTATATGGTGCAAAAATACGGTGAGGAGGCAGCCTATACCAATGGCTATAACGTCTACACTACCGTTTCATCTGAGCTTCAACTCTTAGCACAACAGGCATTACGTAACAACGTCTATGCCTATGATGAACGCCATGGTTACCGTGGCCCTGCGGCAGTGATGTGGACAGATGCCAAACCGGATAATGCCCAACTGGCGGCTGAACTTGCAAAAATTGCTCCTGTACAAGAGCTGCAACCAGCAGTCGTGCTAAGTATCGATGGCCAGCAAGCTAAAGTCTTAACTGCCAAGGGCGAGCCACAAATCATCAAATGGGATGGTCTAAAATGGGCGCGTAAGTTCATTACCGATAAACGTCAGGGCAGCGTGCCTAAATCGGCCTCTGACATACTTAACATCGGTGAGCGCATTTGGATCCGCGATAACGGCGAGTACCTACAGTTATCTCAAGTGCCAGAGGTTGCCAGTGCAACGGTTTCACTCGACCCGCAAAATGGTGCCATTCGCAGCTTAGTCGGCGGTTATAGCTTTAGCCAAAGCCAATATAACCGTGTAACCCAAGCTAAACGCCAGCTTGGCTCTAACATTAAACCCTTTATCTATGCCGCCGGATTGGAAAAGGACTATACACTGGCGACCCTAATCAACAACGCTCCGATTAACAAACCGGATATCAGCCAAGGCACGGCGTGGCGTCCTAAAAACTCGCCCGATATTTATGGCGGCCCCACTCGCCTGCGTGTAGGTCTGGCACAATCCATTAACGTGATGTCAGTAAGAGCAATGCGCCATACTGGATTAGATGCCGCAATTGCCGAATTAACGAAGTTCGGCTTCGATCCTAACGATTTGCCACGCAACGAGTCCCTAGCCTTAGGTTCGCCTTCGGTGACGCCATTACAGGTTGCCACAGCCTTTAACGTGTTTGCTAACGGCGGCTTCCTCGTTGAGCCTTACTATATCGACAGAGTTGAAGACTCCTTCGGTAATGTGATTGAAGAGGCAAATCCAACACTGGCATGTAAACCCAGCGCATCGGTCGAACAAACATCAGTTGCCTCGCTCGAGTATGGCGCCGAGCAATCTGCCGATTCGGCCGAGGCTAACTGCTTCGGTCAAACGGGTCGTTATGCTAAGCAGATTATTTCTGAGCAAACCGCATTCCTTATCACCGATGCGCTGAAAAGTGTAATCTGGGGCGGTGGTGACTGGAGCAAAGGTACAGGCTGGCAAGGCACAGCTTGGCGTGCAGCTCAGTTGATTAAACGTCATGATATCGCAGGTAAAACAGGGACGACCAACGAATCCCGTGATACATGGTTCAGCGGTTTTAACCCAACGCTGACCAGCACCTTCTGGGTCGGCTTTGACGATCATGGTCGCCAATTAGGCCGTACCGCTTGGAACGCCAACGGTGAGAAGGATCAGATAACCGGCACCGAAGCTGGCGCGAAAACCGCAGGCCCAGGCTGGAACGAGTTTATGAACAATGTCCTTAAGGGCAAGCCTGAAGTCATTGCAGTACCACCAGAAGGCATAGTGTCAGTGCGTATCGATTTAGCCACGGGAAAACTCACCCGCAAAACCGATTATACTAGCGCATTCGAGTACTTTATCTCTGGCACTGAGCCTAAGGAATACATCAGTGAAAACCAAGATGAAGGCAACCTGTTTAACGATGCTCCGACGGATGATTTATTCCAATAG